The proteins below come from a single Lodderomyces elongisporus chromosome 3, complete sequence genomic window:
- the PEX19 gene encoding Peroxisome chaperone and import receptor (BUSCO:EOG092635SS) translates to MSKPSQDKQSTSAKNDTVHTGEQVLTKSTDQLSQPTADSAPDPAPDPTITSSSQPSTTTTTAASSKAKQETKPSSTDDVDDLDDLLDDFADDVLSKPPGSTIENQSQTEKSNATTGVQRDSETPRKDPTNPLGEDFQKSIAELMKDMNIEDPETQEQFATLVSQFETEHREEVEKESAKPANFEYVMKETMERLRKSGEDIDSKIKNDHLGSNPEDLLTQLLAGMGENGLGGAGDMDMSKLLVEMLEQLSSKEVLYEPIKDLNQKFPEYLKENKDKLESSKYDNYNKQYEITQEIVDIFESKDYSDANKQQRDQVNTLLESLQELGQPPVDLVGEGEGFLPGLGGGGGAAAAGGVGGNDAFAFNDKDLPPNFEKNLQEGCQQQ, encoded by the coding sequence ATGTCAAAGCCTAGTCAAGATAAGCAGAGCACGAGTGCAAAGAATGATACTGTTCATACCGGTGAACAAGTGTTGACAAAGTCAACGGACCAATTGAGTCAACCAACTGCTGATTCTGCTCCTGATCCTGCTCCTGATCCCACTATCACATCCTCTTCTCAaccttcaacaacaacaacaactgcagcATCATCCAAGGCTAAGCAAGAGACAAAGCCATCAAGTACTGATGACGTAGATGATCTTGACGATTTGTTAGATGATTTTGCTGATGATGTGCTAAGCAAACCACCAGGTTCGACAATCGAGAACCAATCCCAAACCGAAAAGAGCAATGCTACCACAGGTGTCCAACGTGATTCGGAAACACCAAGAAAGGATCCAACAAACCCACTTGGCGAAGATTTTCAAAAGTCTATTGCCGAGTTGATGAAGGATATGAATATAGAAGATCCCGAAACGCAAGAGCAATTTGCTACCTTGGTCAGTCAGTTTGAAACTGAGCATAGAGaggaagttgaaaaagagtCAGCCAAACCTGCAAATTTCGAATACGTGATGAAGGAGACAATGGAGAGGTTGCGTAAATCTGGAGAAGATATCGACTCAAAGATCAAGAATGATCATTTGGGCTCAAACCCAGAAGATTTATTAACACAACTACTTGCTGGAATGGGCGAGAATGGGTTGGGCGGTGCTGGTGATATGGATATGAGCAAACTATTGGTTGAAATGTTAGAGCAGTTGAGCTCCAAGGAGGTTTTGTATGAGCCCATCAAAGACCTTAATCAAAAATTCCCCGAGTACTTGAAGGAGAATAAAGACAAGTTGGAAAGCCTGAAATATGACAACTACAATAAGCAATATGAAATCACGCAAGAGATTGTCGATATCTTTGAAAGCAAGGATTATAGCGACGCTAACAAGCAGCAGCGTGACCAGGTTAATACGCTTTTGGAGTCACTACAAGAATTGGGACAACCACCAGTGGATTTGGTaggagaaggagagggATTTTTACCAGGtcttggtggtggtggtggtgctgctgctgcaggAGGTGTAGGTGGCAATGACGCATTTGCTTTCAACGACAAGGATTTGCCGcctaattttgaaaaaaatttacaagAAGGATGCCAGCAACAATAG